From a region of the Burkholderia lata genome:
- a CDS encoding SDR family oxidoreductase yields MQIEIGFEQRHVFVFGGTTGINFGIAQAFARCGAAVSVASRKRENVDAAVKTLRTTHASVYGACADVRDFDAVGAALGDAVREFGPIDVLISGAAGNFLCDANAMSANGFRTVIDIDLIGSFNVMRQAYPHLRKPGASIISITAPQATVPMRHQAHASAAKAGIDQLTRVLALEWGADGVRVNAISPGPIDGTEGFRKLIARTDDELALAESAVPLRRFGSIDDIANLALFLASPYASYVSGAVIPCDGGGAIDSVKPAIERAGANASAGT; encoded by the coding sequence ATGCAGATCGAGATAGGTTTCGAGCAACGGCACGTGTTCGTCTTCGGCGGCACGACCGGCATCAACTTCGGCATCGCACAAGCATTCGCGCGATGCGGCGCGGCCGTCAGCGTGGCGAGCCGCAAACGCGAGAACGTCGACGCTGCAGTGAAGACACTGCGCACGACCCATGCGTCGGTGTATGGCGCATGCGCCGACGTCCGCGATTTCGACGCGGTGGGCGCCGCGCTCGGCGATGCGGTGCGCGAATTCGGCCCGATCGACGTGCTGATATCCGGCGCGGCGGGCAATTTCCTGTGCGACGCGAACGCGATGTCGGCGAACGGTTTCCGCACGGTCATCGATATCGACCTGATCGGCTCGTTCAACGTGATGCGGCAGGCCTATCCGCATCTGCGCAAGCCGGGCGCGTCGATCATCAGCATCACCGCACCGCAGGCGACGGTGCCGATGCGCCATCAGGCACACGCGTCCGCGGCGAAAGCCGGCATCGACCAGCTCACCCGCGTGCTCGCGCTGGAATGGGGCGCCGACGGCGTGCGCGTCAACGCGATCTCGCCGGGCCCGATCGACGGGACGGAAGGCTTTCGCAAGCTGATCGCCCGCACCGACGACGAACTCGCGCTGGCCGAGTCGGCCGTGCCGCTGCGCCGGTTCGGCTCGATCGACGACATTGCGAACCTCGCGCTGTTCCTCGCATCGCCGTATGCGTCGTACGTGTCCGGCGCCGTGATTCCGTGTGACGGCGGCGGTGCGATCGACAGCGTGAAGCCGGCGATCGAGCGGGCTGGCGCGAACGCGTCGGCCGGTACCTGA
- a CDS encoding porin produces the protein MTIIPSRKRFASVAGVLLATAGLPAHAQSSVTLYGVVDAGILYTSKAIDPKTGLNAGHQVSMITGGMTPSLFGLKGTEDLGGGVKALFTLESGIDVSNGGYADSNGNLFGRQAWVGIESSYGTVKAGVQFSPFVLSLIATDARSVSYFGSGVPIYVGGVLVTGIFNANAISYTSPVVAGLQGSAMLALGGKAGDFQAGRQYSASLNYTVGPLLVSAAMYNGNSGGTAAATPVPSTVPFTGRTLGASYQYDALTVKAAYVNYKIAGSFDSRVYGGGAAYQFTPVVSADAGVWYTSDGNDTNNHSILAAAGLTYSLSKATLLYGQLGYVNNHGKMNTGLSTNGALYGANGSTFGTVIGMRHLF, from the coding sequence ATGACGATCATCCCGTCCCGCAAACGTTTCGCGTCCGTTGCCGGCGTGCTGCTGGCCACGGCCGGATTGCCCGCGCATGCGCAAAGCAGTGTCACGCTCTACGGTGTCGTCGACGCCGGCATCCTCTATACGAGCAAGGCGATCGATCCGAAGACCGGGCTGAATGCCGGGCATCAGGTATCGATGATCACCGGCGGGATGACGCCGTCGTTGTTCGGCCTGAAAGGCACCGAGGATCTCGGCGGCGGCGTGAAGGCGCTCTTCACGCTCGAAAGCGGCATCGACGTGTCGAACGGCGGCTATGCGGATTCGAACGGCAACCTGTTCGGCCGGCAGGCGTGGGTGGGGATCGAGAGCAGCTACGGCACGGTGAAGGCCGGTGTCCAGTTCTCGCCGTTCGTGCTGTCGTTGATCGCCACCGACGCGCGCAGCGTGTCGTACTTCGGCAGCGGCGTGCCGATCTATGTCGGCGGCGTGCTCGTGACGGGGATCTTCAACGCGAATGCGATTTCGTATACGAGCCCGGTGGTGGCGGGCTTGCAGGGCAGCGCGATGCTTGCGCTCGGCGGCAAGGCCGGCGATTTCCAGGCGGGCCGCCAGTATTCGGCGAGCCTCAATTACACGGTTGGGCCGTTGCTCGTCAGTGCCGCGATGTACAACGGCAACTCGGGCGGCACGGCTGCAGCGACGCCGGTACCGAGCACGGTGCCGTTTACCGGGCGCACGCTCGGCGCGAGCTATCAGTACGACGCGCTCACGGTGAAAGCCGCCTACGTCAATTACAAGATCGCGGGCTCGTTCGACAGCCGCGTCTACGGCGGCGGCGCTGCCTATCAGTTCACGCCGGTCGTGAGCGCCGACGCCGGCGTCTGGTACACGAGCGACGGCAACGACACGAACAACCACTCGATCCTCGCCGCGGCAGGGCTGACCTACAGCCTGTCGAAGGCGACGTTGCTGTACGGGCAGCTCGGCTATGTGAACAACCACGGCAAGATGAATACGGGGCTGTCGACGAACGGTGCGCTGTACGGCGCGAACGGGTCGACGTTCGGCACCGTGATCGGCATGCGCCACCTGTTCTGA